Proteins encoded by one window of bacterium (Candidatus Blackallbacteria) CG13_big_fil_rev_8_21_14_2_50_49_14:
- a CDS encoding transcriptional regulator: MRIFKAEFFKALANPVRKRSRIEMRTGEKSVNDLAASIQIEQAGVSQHLAILRAKHLVKNRKKGNSVYYSIADPAIFVLLDDAARIFKNNLIDLQGLVSPAENPSMMPAPNE, translated from the coding sequence ATGCGCATTTTTAAAGCCGAATTTTTCAAAGCTTTGGCCAATCCTGTGCGCAAAAGATCGAGAATCGAAATGCGCACAGGCGAGAAAAGCGTCAATGATCTGGCGGCTTCGATTCAGATTGAACAGGCGGGTGTGTCTCAGCATCTTGCTATTTTAAGGGCCAAACACCTGGTCAAAAACCGCAAAAAAGGCAACAGTGTCTATTATTCGATTGCCGATCCCGCGATTTTCGTGCTTTTGGATGATGCTGCCCGAATTTTTAAAAACAACCTGATCGATTTACAGGGGCTGGTCAGCCCTGCTGAAAATCCCTCAATGATGCCTGCTCCGAATGAATGA
- a CDS encoding leucyl aminopeptidase has translation MTVEVQIVSKALHEAETEILVLTIFQDTLRNLGYLSELDQKLNGKLSRMIESKEIQGKYREFTILHLDGPGPKRLLVMGLGQQKDFSIDRVRSIAANSARYARRIRVSEIAIHDFSEYAVSPHDCASALIEGVLMGMYRFDKYKTQKKNSEKKLKKIKIIASEGAQIEALRVGAEKGKNLAESTNFVRDLVNEPANYLTPVRFAEYAQEVAEAEGLEIQILGPEELEREGMGAFLAVARGSEEPPRMVVMRYQGNPGGKTLGLVGKGVTFDSGGYDIKPSPSMLRMHGDMAGAAATLGAVRAIAHEKLALNLVAVMPLAENLINGRAYKPSDILTSMSGKTIEMLNTDAEGRLLLCDALTYIQKYHQPDVLIDIATLTGAAIVALGRTVSAVLSNDDTLYTDLFKAGEYTGERVWRLPLYEEYRSQLISDVADIESVGGRSAGTITAAMFLKEFIDPDRAWLHLDIAGTAVMEEEIARYVKTPYIPKEGGTGTGTRLLYTFAENFARKA, from the coding sequence ATAACAGTGGAAGTTCAAATTGTATCAAAAGCTTTGCATGAAGCTGAAACCGAAATTTTGGTTCTGACGATTTTCCAGGATACCCTGCGCAATTTGGGGTATTTGAGTGAACTGGATCAGAAATTGAACGGCAAGCTCAGCCGCATGATTGAAAGCAAAGAAATTCAAGGGAAGTACCGCGAGTTTACGATTCTGCATCTGGATGGGCCAGGCCCCAAACGGCTTTTGGTAATGGGCTTGGGCCAGCAAAAAGACTTTTCAATTGACAGAGTTCGTTCGATTGCTGCCAATTCAGCCCGCTATGCCCGCCGGATCCGGGTCTCTGAAATTGCCATTCATGATTTTTCAGAATATGCAGTTTCCCCCCATGACTGTGCTTCGGCTTTGATTGAGGGCGTCTTGATGGGCATGTACCGTTTTGATAAATACAAAACTCAAAAGAAAAATTCAGAGAAAAAATTAAAGAAGATCAAAATTATCGCGAGTGAAGGCGCACAGATTGAAGCTCTGCGTGTGGGGGCTGAAAAAGGTAAAAACCTGGCTGAAAGCACCAATTTTGTGCGCGATTTGGTCAATGAGCCCGCCAATTATCTAACCCCTGTGCGCTTTGCTGAATATGCGCAGGAAGTGGCTGAGGCCGAAGGGCTTGAAATTCAGATTCTGGGGCCCGAAGAGCTGGAGCGTGAAGGCATGGGTGCTTTTCTGGCTGTGGCCCGTGGTTCTGAAGAACCTCCACGTATGGTTGTCATGCGTTATCAGGGCAATCCAGGCGGCAAGACCCTGGGCCTGGTCGGCAAAGGCGTAACCTTTGATTCTGGCGGCTATGATATCAAACCCTCTCCTTCGATGCTGCGCATGCACGGCGATATGGCGGGTGCTGCTGCGACCTTGGGAGCCGTTCGGGCGATTGCCCATGAAAAATTGGCGCTGAATCTGGTGGCGGTCATGCCTTTGGCCGAAAATCTGATCAATGGCAGAGCCTATAAACCTTCTGATATTCTCACTTCGATGTCAGGCAAGACGATTGAAATGCTCAATACCGATGCCGAAGGCCGACTTCTGCTCTGTGATGCCCTGACCTATATTCAAAAATACCACCAACCCGATGTTTTGATTGATATCGCGACCTTGACCGGAGCCGCGATAGTCGCGCTGGGCAGAACCGTTTCGGCGGTTTTGAGCAATGATGACACACTCTATACTGACCTTTTCAAGGCAGGAGAGTATACCGGAGAACGCGTCTGGCGCTTGCCGCTCTATGAAGAGTATCGTTCGCAGCTGATTTCAGATGTGGCAGATATTGAAAGTGTGGGCGGGCGTTCTGCGGGAACGATTACGGCGGCGATGTTTTTGAAAGAATTTATTGATCCCGACCGGGCTTGGTTGCATTTGGATATTGCAGGAACCGCTGTGATGGAAGAAGAAATCGCACGTTATGTCAAAACCCCTTATATCCCCAAAGAAGGCGGCACGGGTACCGGCACACGCCTGCTATATACCTTTGCTGAAAACTTTGCCAGAAAGGCCTAA